In Acidobacteriota bacterium, the sequence AGCAGGTCCTTCGCTGCGCTCAGGATGACGACGGTGCGTGGATGAATTCCGCGGTATGCTGGAGAGCCGGTGTCTGGAATCTTCCTAATCCGGACAACAGCGATATCTACCTTATGTCTTCTGACGACAAGACAACCATTCGGCTCAGCCGAAACACACAGCACTGCTACGTCTGCGGGCCGCAGAATCAAGCGGGCCTGCATGTACTTTTCACTCGTGATGGCGAGCGCGGCGCGCGCGGGGAATATGTGGCACAACCGGAGCACTGCGGCTGGCCCGGCATGTTGCACGGCGGCATCACCTTTGCTCTGATGGATGAGGCCCTGGCCTACGCGCTCTACTTTCAGGGAATGTTCGGCGTAACCGCCAAGGCCGAGACGCGCTTCCGCGAACCTATCCCAGCCGGGGCGAAGGTGATCATTCGCGCCTGGGTGGTCGCGCAGCGCCGCCGCCTGGTAACTGCCCATGCCGAAATTCACTTGGATGATGTTACGAAAACCGTGCTGGCGGAAACGGAGGCCACCATGTTTCTTCAGGAGGCGGAGCTTCAACAGGAAGCGCCTTTCGACTCAGGCGCTACGGCTTCTTGAAGGTTCGCAGGAACGCGATGATATTGGTGATATCCATATCCGCAATGCCCTTCATCGCTTTCATCTTTCCCGCACCGTCCTTCACCACTTTCTGAATTTCAGCGTCCGACCTGGACTGCACACGCGGCGAGCCGAGATGGGGAATCTCGGCCTGGAGCATCTTCGCAACACTTTCCTGCGGTGAGCCATCCTGCCCATGGCAAAGCGCGCAGCGCCGCTCGTAGATGTCCTTCCCCGTATGCGGCTTCTTGTCCGCTGCTAATGAAGCGGACTGGGCCAGCGAC encodes:
- a CDS encoding PaaI family thioesterase: MNSAVCWRAGVWNLPNPDNSDIYLMSSDDKTTIRLSRNTQHCYVCGPQNQAGLHVLFTRDGERGARGEYVAQPEHCGWPGMLHGGITFALMDEALAYALYFQGMFGVTAKAETRFREPIPAGAKVIIRAWVVAQRRRLVTAHAEIHLDDVTKTVLAETEATMFLQEAELQQEAPFDSGATAS
- a CDS encoding c-type cytochrome; its protein translation is MGSHTKLSVIKMGNDIVRRIPTLGAGGFSAGYRLARMKLVDGTEAGKVMSAEWRNAIFVAGLIVATVAQSLAQSASLAADKKPHTGKDIYERRCALCHGQDGSPQESVAKMLQAEIPHLGSPRVQSRSDAEIQKVVKDGAGKMKAMKGIADMDITNIIAFLRTFKKP